The segment ACAGATTGTGGAAACATTAATTTTATTGTTTGTTTACTTTTTAAATAGTTATCCAACTATTGGCTCTAAATGGCAGCAGCATGCTGTCTTAgtagcacactctcactcatgcacaatcAGCTGACTGCTTTAAAAAAGATAAACAACTGCAGCAAATCTTAATTTATTACAACATTGAAAACAGATTTGGAGGCTATAAGTTCTATCCACAATTCTAATCTCAGGAGCACCaaggaaggaaaaggaaaatCAGAGAAATTGCAATCCTAACTCTATAGGTCCTGTTTAGAGGAGGAGTATAAATCCTGCTGACTACACTATTAGCAGACCACCTAACTCTAAAAACATGAGTTTTTTTGATAGGTTCAATGCCCCCTAAGCCTGTAGATTGTCCTCAAGCATCATCTGCAGCATTTACTGCCAAATTACGAACACCGCTATGCTCCTTCTCACTTCATGCACACCTCTCTATTAAAAACACAAACCGCTGCTACCAATTCAACAATGTAGGCATTTTCATGCTAGATACATCAATAAAATGCACTTTGGCCAGTTACTAGGAAAACGTCTTCACTCAGGAGGCAGTGTAACAGCTGGAGAGTTACTTGGTCAGAGCTTCCTTACAGTTAGAGGATTAAAAATAGCATCCTCTATGCATTATATTGGTATGTTTCTCTTAATTGCCTCCTTTGATTAATCTTGCAACAAAGAACTAAATGCTAAAACATAAAATTCAAATTATTCAATTGTAAATCTCCAGGTTAGAATACCCTGCTCCACACCAATGCAAAAATTTTACATAAGTATATGCTACCTGGGCATTCCTGTATTTCTCTACACCGGAATAATATGGAATATATTATCTGAAAATCTATTATATTCAAAACAGAAAGTTAAGAAAGCATACAAATTTGCAATATTATATTTGGAATAAAATGCAGACACTTCATTAATCAGTTGTACCCCAAAATATTTTGTTAAATCTATACTGCTGATTTTAGTTTTTCTTTCCAATAGCAAAGAACGTCAGAGAATCACTCAGTAGTTTGCTTTTACTTAAACTTATAAGATTTTTCTAACCTAAATTTAGTTTAAAAACATAGATAAAATTGGGTTGGAAATAACTTAGATTAGTTTTTGCCTTCTCCCTCTGAAAACAGTGGGCAATTTGTGCATACATACTTGAAAAGGTAAAATTTACAGGGTCGGGGGAAAAGGGGATAGCAATGAATTGGTAGTTTTTCCAGAGACCCTGCtcagacacaatgagctgaatggccttcttctgtgctgtattattctatgaatCCAAATAATTAAATACTGCAGGAGGTAGAAACTGCAGTTTTCTGCACCATTATCCCCTGTCCTCTAATTACATCAAAACAGCAGGATACAATCAGTAGACATTTAACTATATTGCAGAAAACTGTCCTTTTTTCTATTAAATGTAGAAAATTTTGAATGGAGGGATTTAAAGGGAAAACAAAGCCCAGAGATTCCAATTATAATGTAGCAGGCTGCTTAAGCAGCAAAATTCCAGTTATATAAAACTGCCTCTTCACATGATCATATGCAAAATCTAACAGTACATTAGGACATAAATTCGAACATTCTTTATATCTTTTTCTTTATTCAGGATTTATAAAAAATAATGGTATGAATTTGGTAACCTACATATTTCCAATAAAAAACAGAATGCACTGTGGAGAACAGATAGTTGTTTACTTGTAACTGTGTCATTTGTGGGTTATTCCATCTTCATTATGAATTAAATAGTATAACCTAAGTCCTCAAAATAATTGGGAGTTCAAATGCAATTTGGACTGTTAACAGTTCACAATAAAAACACAGTATAAATTTAAGTCACTGTGTTACAACTGTTGAATTGTCATACAAACACACCAAGGTCTTGCTGCAACAGCTGTTAAACCCCTTAGTTGGGTCCTGTAATTGAATGTAAAGACATTTTCCAATATTTCAACTAAAAACTCAAAAAAGGGCTAAACATAACAGACTAGGTTTACAAATAATAAAAACCATATTATTTTGTTCTTGTGGATCATCCTACTTGTCCCCAAATAACAATCCGTAACGTTACGCTGTTATATCTATTGTAAGTAATGATGCCTGTTGATTATCCTTGTTCAGCTGATTCGCAGCAATCATTCAGCACTCAAGTATTAGCAGTCTAACAAGCAGATAGTTTGATAATACTACCTAGAGCCTGTACAGTTTCAAGTGGTTGCCACCAAGGCATGGCTTAAATAGAAATTAATGCAACATTCTAACATTACCCACAGTAAAATTAATGATGGTAGTAAACATAGGAAAGCATTGAGGTTTACAAACTCAAAGGAAAATGATAACTTTCTAAGTAAAAGGTTTGGCCACTGAAATGTTCCAATGGAACAGATATACTTGATGCATCTCCTTAAACACCAGAAATACTGAAGATACATTCAAACTAGGCAATTCAGAATGTACAGGACCACCTACAACTAGCACGCATATGCAAGTTTTCCATGGTTTTTTTGACTATTAGAAGAAACTCAAACTGAACAAAGGTGGGCTGGAATTGGAAAAAGGTTTGGCCAGAAGTTATTTCTTCAACACATGCCAAAAAATAAAGGAATCTAGGAATTTCTATTGTGTTAATCAGTTATCAGTTTTTAATCCCCAGTCTTTAGACTATTAAGATATACAGCAAAAGCAATATTTAAAAGTGATTCAAATATCAATCAAGTAAGCAATTTTAAACTTTTGCAATATTCTAAAGCAAAATAGTAATTTTACTACTTTAGTTTTAAGATCCTAGTAAAACATTTAATTATTTGAAAAACTTCCCCTATCTGAAAACCTTAGAATTTTAGTCATGGCAACATAATTGCTATCCATCAGTCACTATGTAGTACAAAAAGTTGGCGTATTAACTCTGCATCTTGGAATGGCATGATTCCATGGATCATGAATCTATTATCATTGTTAGAATCATAGGAGACCACCATGTGGCCTGTCATGCCctgttggctctttgaaaaagttGTCATGCTTAGTGACACACCCCTACGTGTTGTTTCTAACCCTGTAAGTTCTTCACCTTCaactacctgtccacgtttcttttaaaattatttatgaaaTCAACTTCTGCCACCTCTGAACATCTATGAACTCTGGTTATCGACCCACTCACCAGAGGGACAAGTTTTTCTCTATTTACTCTATTTTAACCACCCATCTTGaagctcctctgttccaaagagaaCCGTCCTAACCTTTTGCATCTCAAAGGAGatgcagagagaacagagactAAGAAGGGGGTGGATGTGTATAGAGAAAATGCTATAGACAACTGTTAGACAATTAGCAGCTAGCTCAAGCACAAATAAGTAAAAGCCAGCTGTCTGCCATGGGAACTGGGAACAGATAATATGTTAACAGGTTTTGAGTGTTGCAGGGTGTAGGCAGGGTGGTAAGAAAAGACACCCTATCCCATGTTGTGCACAACATTATAGGTTCAATAAGTAGCAAAGCCCCAATCCTGTTTTGCTTCTATATCCTTCAACTCCCTGGAACTATGGGAGTGTGCACATCTTTTAGGTGCCTGCTGTAACGTACTAatcaaaataaataaacaaatacatatacacataccgacagacacaacacacacacacacacacacacttgataGATCTTACTCCTCTTTCAAATAAGAGGCACTTCACAAACCACGTAAAACCACTGAAAGTAAGAACACTGACTGACTGTGAGAAAAAGATCAGAAGGCTGTTTTATtcacattggcctggattttacccTTGGGGTGCACCCGCAGCCAGCATGGCCAGAAGTGGATGTAAAACTCACCCCCCGCCGAGGTTGCACTGTGAATGTGACATTTTGCTGTCATTgtatccctggagaggcggagtctcctgcggcactgaacctcagacatctggaggtagttggtGCACTCTAGATGCCGGGTAGTGACATCTTCAGCATGCCCTCCCACTTTagcctccctgctggccctgcaccaactgagcctGTGCCTCTCCACTTAAAGGTCTGTCCCTGGGACGCTTCCCGTGCCCACCTgacttcctctccctcctgtccctctcttcctctgcaGCGGAGGCTCCACTGGcagaatacactatccccattagatgggatgcagaggaaCCAGTGCCTTCAAAATGAGGGATCACTGTGCTGCAATACTCGGGGGAACCTcccagggaagatgaggacctgagaggctgaaaggcaggcttgacaatcaaatGAGATGCCAAGAAATACTGGGAcaactctaaactcacactgcaAAGGACTGGCAATAACTGAGAAAGTACTGCTACTCTGGGGGcttttatcccacccatggatgaggaaaTGATCAAAACTTGAATTCCACccacccgttttgcccatgcaatgagctgtaaatcgcatgggcaacgtaaaatcgtGATCAATAGGctctttaattaccttaattggccatttattGTCGGCGGGTGCTGCTCTGACTCCCACGCGTGCTCGCCTACCAGAATATTGCACGCGTGAgtaatgacattgggacgcatgcccgatgtttTTTTATGTAATTTTACATGCATTCGGGTTGGGTGCACACCTGACCTCGGAATGCAAAATTCAGCCGACAGGATCTGTGTTGGTGCCTTGACTGCTTGAATAGTAATTCTTTCTGAAGACAAACCATTCCAGTCAGGAATatggagaaactgagaaaaaCAATGGCAGGCAATTCTTTTCCCTTGTATAACTTAACAAGGGAACATCTGTGTAACCAATAGCCTGGACCGGGAGTTTgtggtttaaaaacattaaagaaagatgcgtttcctacattaaccACTTCTGAATCTAGTCATTGTTGTAACcgactgtgaagtgttttggagcATACAGAGGacaaaaatgctatataaatgcaagtttttgtaaTATACCAATTGAATACCCTTACCAATTATTCACTCAATCTGGAGGTTAATTGCAATTAAATAATGAAGTGCTTATTGCATAAATATTTACACTTGGTATTTCAAAGCAGTATTACTGTATAAATCAATCTGAAATAAATTTAACAATGTTCTTATTTGCAACGGTTAATGATGCAACCTTAAAACAGGTCATCTATTACTGTTTTCTAAGATTTAATGCAAAGTTTAATTACTGACATCATACATGCTAAAAGTCCGAGGTATCATAAGTACAAAACAAAAATGACTTATCAGGATTTTAACTTGAATTCATCGTTGGCAATGCACTATGCTCTGATAATATATAAATAAGATCTTTTGTAGACAGATGTCTGGATGTAGGATGGAGAGGGCACAAAGATTTATACAACAGAGGGTGATGAAGAACAAACCCATAATCCCCCAACAAACATATGTTGTTGAGCAAAGTAATACCCAGAACCAGACATAATGCGGGTTTAACAATAAGTACATGTGATTAAATTGAAGTCAACAGCAATGTTAAACACTGTTTTTTTTGTTCACAGTTTTAATTATGTTTAATTGAAAGGCAAACTTTATAAAGTGTATTTCAATTAGAGAAAGACCAAAATGTTTAGATATCCTATCTTATTAAAACAGATGGAAATTTATTACAGCAATATTCTGTCAGAAGCACACTCAGCCATGACTGTATACCACAGACAACAAAAAGTTAATAGTTGATAATTACGTTACACAAAACTGTTCACTTTCTATAATCACTTAAAATCTATCATCCAGACTACCCCACAGACACTAATTAAGAGGTCAACCAAAATCCTAAAAGAGATTATTGGAATGTAAACTGTTCTCTCACTATCTGTTACATCACAACATGCTGACTACATGCAAACAAACAGACCAAACTTGTACATATAATGAATGAGGTCATCACTCCAAATAACAAGCTTTGCGTAGTACATGAGTGATAACATATCTTGCACGTGGAATATCTGCTGGTGTTGGTTTGGAATGGCATATTATGATTTATACTTTGAGTAATAAGTGCATACCTATAAAAATTATCAACATAAACAGTGGAGGATTTTTTGCTTAGGCAAATAGGAAAACATTCTATAGTTTTTCAACGTTtttacaaaaataaaacaaaattaggGAAAGGATGTGATTACAATACAGACTTAAGAAACAATGTAGACTAAAGATTCGATAGAAATTCTTAGTTTTAGAACAAGTATCACTGAACAATAATGCCATGCACAAGAACTCGTATTTATGCCGACTTACAAACATAAATAAGAACACGTGGTTTGTAAGACATTTACAAACCCCCACACTATAGGTGGGTGGTGAAagcaaaggcaagaaagtggccAGACAAACGATACGTAGGGGAATGTGAAGGCTGCGCACAAATGCAGTAGGTAGATATGTAGGTGATGGAAGTGGGCAGGAAAGATGACGGAGAGGCAAATATTTTAGTGTGTAGGCAGATATGTAGATGATGCAAGTGGGTAGGAAACTGACCGCCACATACTTTtgccgtggggggggggggggagagaatggTGCAGGTGATGCTGATGGGCAGGTAGTGGGTGGGCAGGACATCCTACCAAACACACAagtgggggatgagggtgggtTCTGGTCACTTTTACGTACCCAGTCTCCGTTGGCGCGGATCCAGTCAGTGAGGCTACTGTCCAGGTAGGCGGTCATCCAGGTGGCGATGTTATCGACGAGAGATGCCATGTCCCTCCTCTTGGCGCTCTCCACACACACGGTGCCCCCGAACACGAAAAAAGCCACGACCCGGCCCCAGTTGACTCCATCGCGGAACAGCTCTTCGGCCACTGCCTCGAAACGCCCATGGGCGCTCTCCGGTTCGAAGCGCATCTGCAGCGCAATGTCGGCGAACTCCTGCTGGTACTGGCGCTCGAAGCTGTCGCCCGCCTCCCGGAGGACGCGGTGAGCTTTCTCGGCGGCGGCGGACGAGGCGGGGGCAGCCCGGGGCCGGCCGGAGCCGGAGCCGCCGCCGCCGGGGGTCGGGGAGCCGGCAGCCGAGTCCAGGGGCTCCTCCCACACAAACCCCTGGCGGGAAAGCCGGTAATACAGGTAATGGCAAACCAACTCACGGCTGCTGTAAGACATGTCGATCAGCAGAGAAAAGGAGATGTGAACCAAAGTGAAATGTTGAAATCTTATTTCACAGCCAACAGGAGCACATCCTTGGAACCAGCTTCGAAATCCACTTTGTTGGAGAAGACAGGTTTTCTCTCAGGTGCCAACTTCGCTACTTTCCGTCTCTTCGATCTTACTCGATTCCTCTCCTCTCTTCAGTCTCCTTCCTAATAAAATTTGTTCTGGTTCGAACTGCTCCTgacaaattgttttttttttgttgttgttcgtTTTAATTCCACCTATGTTTGGAATAGTAAATTCCGCCTTGGAGGACTGCAAATTGCTCTTCTGATTTTAAACGCGCATTTCTCAAAAAACATCTACTGTCTGATTTGGTGAGACAATGTGAAACTGGCCCCGGGTAGATGCAGTTTGAGAGATTTTCAGCTCCCTCCGCTGAAGGAAAGGGGaattgttctgtctctctctctgttgcgaTGGAGTGAACGAGGGGTTTTTTTTTGCTGCCGGATTTTCAGCCGCCTTGCTCCTAAACCTGACGTGTTAGATGCAAGAGGAGCGGGAGCGCTGTCAGTCTGGTTGACAGTCAGTGAGGGAGCGTTAATCCCGGGCGGCGGGTCCCTCTGGGGCTGAGGGGCAAAGTGTCCAGTTTGCCTCAGTGGGCAGCGGGGATCTGGGGCTGCTCCAGCTCCTCGATACAATTGCGGGTCGTTCGTCTGCCAAACCCCGCTCGAGAACTCGAATACTCCCAACCGGAGGTTTTCCTTTCGCTTCCGAGATCCTGTGCAAAGCTCCTggccactgcaccccccacccgcccacccccccagcccctgcTCCCTCACCGACTCCTGAAAATCCGGAAGAGAAGGTGTGTCCTGTAGATCCCAGTCACTTCCAGAGCGGCCGGATCGCTGCTACccagcccaccccccacccccccagctccgCGCCTCTCCTTTCCTCTGCACGGCACAGTCAGTCACCGATTCACTCCTCTCAAGATTGGGCACAAACCTCTCATTTTCACACTCCACACTTcattttcttccccagaaagcacgCAATATCCTGTACGTCACCGTGCCGCTTGTAGCATGTTCATTCACTAAAATTTCTTTCGCCGCGAATGGGAGGCGCCAACTTGAGCAGCGACATCAGTCCCGTCCCCCGACCCCTCACACTCCGGTTCCCAGCGCTGGCGGCGGACTTCGCCGAGTTCGCATCGGACATTTGCAAAGCTTCAGCGTTCGGAATAGGCGAGTTGACAAAATGTCCTTCTTGTTGCGGAGGCTTGGAAAGAAAGGGGAAAGATCTGAGTGCAATTCACAGATTCATCAATCACTtctgggtggaggaaggagtacgTGGACAAGAATAGAACCAAGGCTGATCATTTCGAGCCAACAGTGCGTTTACAGGCTCCCCTTTCGAATGAAGATCTAAACTGCGAAAGGAAAACGCCGATGGATTATAAACAGTCAGCAAAGTTCCCTAAATTAATTTATGTATGTATACAAACCTAATACTGATTCAAAAATTTGAAACATTTTTCTGACttaatcaaacaggctgctgaaTGGACACAATTACCCAGATGATGGTGTAATCTGGATGAAAGAACAATAAATGTGAATGGAAGTGAGCCTCACGTTTCAGTTCTATATTATAACGTATTTATATTGTCAGTAAATGATCTATTCAGTATGTCATATAGAGAGGATAGTGCAAGGGAAGAAGTTGCCAAATTAATCCCATCAGAAAAGATAATTCATTTGAGTGGTTCCTGATGGTCATTTGAACCTAAAGGCTTACATCTTCGTCTGCTGTCCCTCCATTCGAGGATATCTACTCAGGGTGGAgaatttctgccatgggtcttcatgtgactgaacaagtGATTCTTGACCCATAGATCTTTTCAAATAGGACAGCATGTCCTCCAAAACAGCTGGATCCCAAgtacaggatttgcttccttttctatccttcactgtccctgctctGGCTCATCATTAAAATGTTGGGGCTCAAAGCTGATGCAACTTGATGGATGAGTTGTCACCATTCTGAATGATCAGTAGCAAATTCCTCCAGAGTTATCAATGCTTCATGGAGAGCTTCAGACTGTCATTGAAACATCTTCTTTTCCCTCCTCTGGAATATAGGtcctgctttttttaaatctcaaaaGGCCAAACAGGGAAGACTGTTTTCAGCcacctggacattgtccagtcCATcgcagttgattttgcaggagcttTGAATGGAGGCTTCTGGAGctagcttcaagaaggacactagcatttaTTCAACcatcctcccattgaatccataGGATGTGGCAGAGGCTTTGATGATGGAATTTATCTAGCACTCTTGTATGTTGCTGATGCACAGTCCAGGTCTTACCTCAGTACATGGGTGTGGTGACAACAACTGCTCCGTTTGGATGTTTGTTAacttgcagaggtctttgttgtcaaacacttgtTGCCAGAGTTCTAGAAGGCTGTGCTGGCACAACTGATCCTATGTTGGATCTCCTCTTCAATGGTAGCCTTTTGAAAGAGGTGGTTGCGAACATATGGGAAGCACTCAACATATGCTAGAGTCTCTCTTTCAACTTATATGTGACGTGAATTATTTGGCTGATCAGGTCTGGGTTGTTATGAATTTTAGTTTTGGTAACATTGAAGAATATGCCAAGTTTCTTgtgtgcagaattgaagagattgagagtggcttgcaaatctggtgcaggaTGGGCAACgacactgcagtcatccacaaactgtaaTTCATGTATATTTATGGTGGTCGGTTTAGTATTGGTGTGGAGGTGACTGAGGTTAGAGTTTTCTATCTAGATGGTATTTAATGCTGACACCCGAGGACAGTTGATCTTTcttgaggtgaatagccactgtcaggtagattgtaaatagtatgagGGCTATCatacagccttgcttgaccccagtCTAGACTTTGAAGGTGACTGTTTCAGATCTTCTCAAACATGTTGCAGCCATATGATCATGCAGCAATTCCAGGATTATGATGACATTTCTTGGACATGGAAAGCTTTGGAGCATGATCCATTGAGACTTAAATCCTACAAGGATGCTGGATTTCAGGCTACTGGAATCATATTACCACATTGATCTGTATGTTTAGAGGTTTCCAATCTTTGCATGTTGGTATCGCATTGGACCAATCAAATTGACATCCAGGACCATTATCCATCACCAATCATATCCCAGTGCTTTGACAATTAGATGATAGAAAAGCCCCATCTGTCAGGAGAGAGGGCAACACCTCATTCATATAAACCATTATCAAATGCCCCCAAGGTCAAACTCATGCATTTGCCTTAATTTGGCTATAATGTACCAGCTCATACATTATTGATAGATATTgaatgcaggataacacactaCAGCCGATGGGTACAATGCATTCTCAACATTGTCTGGTCTTTTATCCTTTATCTATAATATATTGAAAAATCTTGCCATCCTCTCCACAAAACCTTAATGTAACAAGAAAAAAGATATGTTAAATATGGCTGTGGTCAAATTTTGCTATTATAAATTCTCATGTCCATACATATAATGGAACTGTTAAtgtaaagtgacacactgcaacTTCTACAAGTGATGTTCCAGTGCTTTAGTCTTGCATCTTCCAACTCTTCTGCTGAAACTGCACAGGAACTCCTCTGTATTAACCAACTTTGTTTCCCAAATTATCATAAGTTTTCAAATTATTTAGAATTAAATATCAAAATTAGGTATTATATAAAAAGCACAGAACATATGATTTTAAAATGAGAACTGAATTATATCTGCATGCCTTGGTCCAATTATCCCCTGCCCTCAATCCCACTTCACCCAAAGAATGCAATTGGCCTTGACTGCCCATGTCCAATCCCAAGTAAGATTGAAAGAAGACTTTATTAATATTAGATAATGAAGTTCATATCATAAAATATTATTTAATTTTCAGCAATCTTTTTGCCAGCAGTTTTCATAACAAATAGCTGTGGACAGTTACCACTGTCACTCAGATTTTATGATTTAAACTTAAATACTATTGAAACAAAACATCTGAATTACAGTAATCAGAGTTTATTTCACTGCATGttctaattaaataaaatgcacCATCTTTTCAAGACACAAAAAGAATCCATGAAGAAAAAAGAACACTTCAAAAgttatttggtagtacagaacttgagtattgctgaaaaaggacgttttgtcaaagcttttcatcttgcactgatcaggacaatcacaagaataccaatgttaaGGGAAGCAGCAaccttatactgtatgagaagagagtgtaaTGTAGCATATTTGTATATACTCCTGGTGGGAGAGCCGGTAATACAGGTAATGGCAAACCAACTCATGGCTGCTGTAAGACATGTCGATCAGCAGAGAAAAGGAGATGTGAACCAAAATGAAATGTTCATATCTTATTTCACAGCCAACAGGAGCACATCCTTGGAATCCAGGGCCCTCCCTGTTTTTTGCAGACaaagaacatgtgcacacattgtatctgtttcagctaaacaaaataagtaatattcattcactggttcattcctcagggcaaagccttgaccaatcagagtcaagctgcctggtttaaaatttcaacaatgcttggcaattaactgtcagtcaccactgACTGGtccattctccatggtaatgtccctaccagagtccatttgccaaccaatcagcagtcagttgttgcttcccctgacattggtattctagtgattgtcctggtgagtgcaaggtgaaaagctttgacaaaatgtcttttttcagcaatacttcttAAGTATTTTCTATAGGGATAATTACTGTCATCACTGGCATGAGTCAGAGCTCTTTAATGAATGCAAATACTTCAACCAATGGTCCAAAAAGGTGATTTTTATCGGTATAAACTTAACTGTGGGTAATTACTCTCTGTGAAACAAGCAGATATGATAgcatgatgactatgaaacttgactattaatccagagaatCAGATTAATGATCCAAAGAtataaattcaaatcccactgtggcagttggggaatttttaaattaatttttaaatatcTGAAATAAGAAGGTTGTATCAATAATGGTAACAATGAAACCACTGGATTgcagtaaaaacccatctgctcactaatgtcctttaaggaagaaaacctgttgtccttacccagtctgcctgcatgtgacttcagacACACAACAAAGTGCTTGacacttaactgtcctctgacaTGACCTAAGCAAGTTGTATTCAAAaaagtggctcatcaccaccttctcaaaggtaattagggatgggcaataattgttgaccttgccagcgattcccacatcccatga is part of the Carcharodon carcharias isolate sCarCar2 chromosome 3, sCarCar2.pri, whole genome shotgun sequence genome and harbors:
- the LOC121276392 gene encoding apoptosis regulator Bcl-2-like isoform X2, coding for MSYSSRELVCHYLYYRLSRQGFVWEEPLDSAAGSPTPGGGGSGSGRPRAAPASSAAAEKAHRVLREAGDSFERQYQQEFADIALQMRFEPESAHGRFEAVAEELFRDGVNWGRVVAFFVFGGTVCVESAKRRDMASLVDNIATWMTAYLDSSLTDWIRANGDWDGEGPH
- the LOC121276392 gene encoding apoptosis regulator Bcl-2-like isoform X1, which gives rise to MSYSSRELVCHYLYYRLSRQGFVWEEPLDSAAGSPTPGGGGSGSGRPRAAPASSAAAEKAHRVLREAGDSFERQYQQEFADIALQMRFEPESAHGRFEAVAEELFRDGVNWGRVVAFFVFGGTVCVESAKRRDMASLVDNIATWMTAYLDSSLTDWIRANGDWDAFVDLYGNNVEPLFDIPWPSLRTVLGIAAVGACITFAYLAHQY